The following nucleotide sequence is from Vicingaceae bacterium.
ATTGTAAATGTAAAACCCGGATATGCCCGGAATTATCTAATTCCAAAAGGATTGGCAATAGAGGCCTCTCCGTCTGCCATCAAAGCCCGTAATGAAATTATCAGACAAAGAGCAAAAAAAGAAGAAAAACTTATTGAAGAAGCCAGAAAAACTGCTGAAAAACTTAGTAAAACCACTATTGAGATTAAAGTCAAAGCCGGAGAAACAGGTAAAATTTTTGGATCAGTCAATGCCGTAATGATTTCTGATGCATTGAAAGACAAAGGTATTGAGGTAGACAGAAAAAATATTCAACTCCCTGCATCCGGTGTAAAAGAAACAGGAAAATATACTGCTGTTGCCATTTTGTATAAAGGCATTAAAGCAGAATTTGAATTTGACGTTGTTGCCGAATAAGCTACAAATCTTATATAAAAATAAAAGGCCGGTTTTGTCCGGCCTTTTATTTTTGGGGTATTGCCAATACAGCAACATCAATTATTAAATCAGATTTCTTTTGTAACAAAGTATGTATACAGGCCTCTATGGTTGAACCTGTAGTAAGTACATCATCTACCAATAATATTGAATTGAATATCCCAATAGTATCGTCACAAACCTGAAAAGCATCTTTTATGTTGTTCCATCTTTCTTCTTTACTTCTTGTTGTTTGAGACAATGTATATTTCGTTCGTTGCAAAATATTTTTCACATTGTCCGTTTGCAATGCTTCAGCAATTCCTTGTGCAATACATTCACTCTGATTATACCCCCTTTGTTTGATTTTTTTTAGATGCAACGGTACCGGCACAATGGCGTCGGGAAAAGATATTTTATTTTCTGTTAAATACGAAAAGATGTTGTCTCCTAATTTTTTTCCTAAAAATACTCCTATCTCCGGATTATTTTTATATTTCAAAGAATGTATTAGTTTTTGCGGTAAACTATTCTTGTGATATTCCATAAGAATAAAAACCATTCTTACCGGCAGACGTGATGCTAAAATTTCTATACCTCTGTTAACAAAAGGGTCTAAAGAATTAAAAACCGGTATATTCTTGAAACAATGAAAACAAAGACAATTTTCGATGACAACAGAATTCTCTTCACATCCGGGACAAACTGAAGGATAAAGCAAATTGCCGAATGCTTTTAACCAACGGTTCATTTATATTGAATAGCCATCAGCACTTAGGTCGAATGATCCGTCACCTGATCAATGTTATAGACCCAAGATATTCATAAACTACCTCATTATAACTCTCTACCAGTATCCTATAGGCATACACACCATTGGGAACCGGCTCTCCCTGAAATGTTCCGTCCCACGAATCTTCCATATTGTCGCTTTCCCATATCAACTCTCCCCAACGGTTAAACACATATATGTTAATCTTTGATACACCCATGCCATATGGCTTCCATGTATTGTTCCTGCTATCTAAATCAGGTGTGAATGCATTCGGTATATACAAAGTAAATTCAGGTGTTACTTTTACTTGTTTCTCGATACTATCCTTACATCCATAGACGTTCTTCGGCAAATAACCTGACGGTATAGGTCCCGGTATCTTTATATTCATGTTGAGGATTCACCAATAAAGATTTTGTACCGTCTCCAAAATCCCATTCATACTGATTGGCGTTGACCGTTTGATTGTAAAATTCAAATACCGGTTGAAAGATACTCTGATCTTCGTTGTTGCTATAGAAATCAGCTACAGGTTGGGGATACACTATGATAAAATTGGCCTTTGACGCTACTGCATCACACCCCTTATCCGATGTTACTTTCAATGAGACATTGTAATTTAATGGAGTGGAATATTGGTTTTCATAACATGTTTCAACCTTAGGCGATGTTCCTACCTGACCATTTCCAAGATTCCATTGATAGGCCACTATCGATCCACTTGATATAGAATCCAAAGATGTAAAGTTTACACACAATGGCGTACAACCGGAATTTGTATCGGATACAATATCTACTTTTGGCAATGGCCATACTTCTACCGTCTTGATTGCCGAATCCGTGCATCCTTTATCCGACATTGCGGTTAATTTGACAATGTAATTGCCCGCACCTGCGTAAGTGTGAGTCACACTGTTTCCGTTTCCGGTTGTGTTATCTCCAAAATTCCAGCTATACCCTGTGACCGTTCCTGAAGAAATCGTTGTAGTGGATGTAAAAACAGAAGGATCTCCCAAACAAACGTTGTTCGTCGTAAAATCAACATTGGGCAATGGCCATACAGCGACAGTATTGGTTGCCGTATCCTTACAGTTATTATCAGAGGTTATGATTAAAGTAACTACATAACTCCCTGCCGATGTATAGGTATGCTGTGGATTTTGATTATTTGAACTTCCAGGATTGAACGACCAGCTCCATTGACTAATATTTCCACTACTGATGTTCGACATATCCGTAAATTGGGTGGCTTGTCCCAAACATACATCTGTTGCAGAAAATGATGCTGTGGGTTTGGGATATATCGTTATATTTTGATATGCTGTATCACTACAATTTGCATTGTAGGCAACCAATTGTACATTATAAACACCGGGATTGGTATAAATATGTGTGGGGCTATTTGAATTGCTTTGTGGAGTTCCGTCTCCAAATTCCCAATTGTAGTTTGTAGCATTGGACGAATTATTGATAAATACTGCCGCTTGATCATCTTCACAAACATTGTTGACACTAAAGTTTGCTACAGGAGGTTGTAACACTATCACAGTTTTATTCACCTGATTGGTGCAATTGTCATTTGAAAATACCATTAAACTTACATTATAACTGCCTGCAGCTGTGTATGTATGACAAGGATTTTGCGAGTTATTCACAGGCGAACCATCCCCAAAGTTCCATGACCATTGATTTATGGTACCATTTTGTACATTTGACAAATCTGTGAAACATGTTGCATTTCCTAAACAAACAGTATCAGATTGAAAGTCAGCTGCAGGAGTATAAGGTATATTATAGTTTTTGGTAATCGAATCTACACATCCGGCATTGGAAACTGCCACCAATGTCGCCGTATAATTTCCACCCGAAGCATAAACAGTGGAAGGATTTGGTGTATTGGCAGACGAAGGTGTCCCACCCGGAAAAGACCATACATAATTAGCAATGGCACCGGAAGCAATTGAAGAATTATTAACAAATGCGGTAGCGCTGTTGGGACATGCTGTATTCACACTAAAGTCAGGCACCGGTAAAGGATTGACGGTTACCTGCACTGTATCTGAATTGCTGCAACCATTGGCATCGGTGACTTTTACAATGTAATTTCCGCTATAACTTGTTGATGTAACAATAATGGAGTCTTGTGCTTTATTGGAAGCATAACCGGATGGTCCTGACCAGTTAAAAGTGGTTGCAGAAGTAGAAGTAGAAATTAACTGCAGTGTATCTCCGACACATAAAGAGTTTTTGTTGACATTTGACGAAACCGTTGGTTTAGGATTCACTTGAATAACTATATTATCATACCCTTCACAACCATTTGTATCTTTAACCCCGACTAGATATGAGCCGGAACCATTGGTGTTTATATTGTTTATTACAGGCGTGGATGACGTACTTGTGAATCCTGCCGGTCCGACCCATTGGTAGGTTGCCAAAGGTGCTACGGTAGGAGGTGGTTGCATCACTGACAATTGCAATGTATCGCCTTGACAAATGGGGTTTTTATTGGCCACCACATTGATATTGACCGAATAACTCATGTCTATTAATCTTACATAACCGTTATTGAGGGATGTACCCACAGAATTTGCCAACACTCCGTTTCCATATCCATTTCTATCCGGGTCTGTAGCATTGCCGGCAAGTTGATTATTGCCGAGCATAATGATTCCACCGGGAGCATAGCTTTTGCCGCCCCCACCTCCACCCGCACCACAATCGGAAGAACCACAACCATTCGGGTCCGGACTTGACACAGTACCGGCCGTACCACCATATAAATAACCTCCTCCGCCACCTCCTGAACCCGGACCATCTCCATTGCCAAGATCTATACCATTTTGACCATCGTTGGTAGTATGAGCACCGGAAAGTCCACCCGTGCCACACCCACCATTTGCGCCGTTTTGCCCTCCGGCACCACCTTGACCACCGGCAGAATTACAACCACCGCCCCCTCCTCCGCCACCTCCTGCAGCTAAAAGCACCAAATTTCCATTGAGTAAAACAGCAGAAGCACCTCCGCCTCCACCTCCGCTCCCTGAATAACCATAGCTACCTGACTTTCCTCCATTTCCTCCTTTCGCATAACCAAAACCTCCTAAACCTCCAGATACTGATTGACCACCTATTCCATTTTGCCCTCTACAACCTACATATATTGTAAGTACATCATTGGTGGATACATTTATAATTCTTTCGGCATATGCGCCTCCTCCCCCATTTCCTCCATCATAAATATCCGACCCACCACAACCACCTCCTGCTCCCCATGCTTTTATCTTAATTCTGCAAACTCCGGGAGGTACAACATATGTATAGGTTGATGAATTGCAAGTATATGAAGCCAATACTTGGCCTTGTGCGTATAGCTTGCCATAGTGTAAAGAAAGTATGATATGTAATAAAATTAAGGAGGGAAAAATGTGAAAGCGATTCATAGTATTAAGTTTTATGTTTACATAATCTTTCAGCATACAAATTTAATTATAATCCGGCATTTTATTAACGCCGTTTATATGCTCATACATACATTTTATATGAAAATTCTTACCGTTAATCTAAAAGATATAAAACCCTTTACATAAAACAAATGCTACATACTTTTAAATCATAACTTCTAAGAAAAAATACATATTTTTGGCCCCTAGATTGTGCTTCAGCCCTGATCTTTTTGAAAGATTTTATAAATAAAAATGAATTTGAATAAAATAAATAAATTATTTTTCCCTCACGACAATAAAACTGATCATTTCAAATCACTGGATGGACTCCGGGGTATTGCCGTTTTGTTGTCCTTTTATCTCATTCCGGTAATGCAAAATTTTTTTACACGAATCTCTTGATTTTCAAAGAATTGGTAAAACAGGTGTTTATTTGTTCTTTGTTTTATCCGCTTATTTACTAGACAGACAGATAGCACTGGCATTAATGACAAACTCTTCAAACATTTATTATTGGAAAAACTATTTTTTACGCAGGTTTTTGAGAATTTATCCACTTTTTTTTATATCTATAATTATTCATTGGCTCTTTACTGTTTTGGCTTTAAAACAGTGATAGACAATTTGTCAGACATTCCTTTACATTTGCTTTTATTAAAAGGAGAAAGTGTTTTCTGGTCTATTCCCGTAAAATTCAAGTATTATTTTTTGTCTCCTCTAATCATGTGGTTTTGGCCAATAAAATCGATTGGGCATATTTTGAGAAGGCCTTTGAAAGGTACTATTCCGACCAGGGGCGGCCGGCCATGCCCATAAGGTTTATGGTGGGCTGTTTGCTGCTCAAGCAGATGTTTAATCTTGGAGATGAGACCTTGCCGCAAATGTGGATACAAAATCCATACATGCAATATTTCTGCGGGATGATTTATTTTGAGCATCGTTTTCCGTGTAATCCGAGTGATTTTTCGCATTTTCGCAAGCGCATAGGCAAGGAGGGCGTGGAAATGATATTTGCCTACACGGTGAAACTACACGGAAAAGAGGCCGAATCAACGCAAATGTTGAGCGACACGACGGTACAAGAAGAGAACATCAGTTTTTCGACCGATGCCAAATTAGCCAAGCAGATAATAGACCGTTGTCGGAAGATAGCGGCGAAAGAAGGTATCGAACAGCGGCAGAGCTACAGCCGAGTGTCGAAGCAATTGTTGAGAGAGGCGTATTTTGGTAATCATCCCCGGCGGAGAAAGAAAGCGGCACGGGCGGTCAGGCGTTTAAGGACATTAGGTGGGCGAGTTGTAAGGGAGTTGCTCAGGAACATGACTGAAGAACAGAAAGAACGTTACCGGGAGGAGTTGGAGATTATGCAACAGGTATTGACGCAGCAGAAGAACGATAAGGATAAAATTTACAGTTTACACCGCCCTGAGACCTCATGTATTGCGAAAGGCAAATCGCACAAGCCATATGAATTTGGGCATAAGATAGGTTTGATGATACATCCAAAGAGTTTGGTCATAACAGCAATAAAAGCATTTAAAGGGAATCCGCATGACAGTCGGACCATCGCACCGTTGTTGGAACAGATGAAGTTGAACGGAATTAGATTACCCAAAGAGGTGGTGTATGACAGAGGCGGAAGGGGAGTAAAACAAATTGAGGGAACAAGCGTGAGTGTTCCGGACAGTGGAAGGAAGAAACAGAGCCGCTACCTGCAAGAAAAGAAAAGGAAGAAATTCCGTCGGAGAGCAGCCATTGAAGCCGTAATATCGCATCTGAAAAGGCAGTTCAGAATGGGAATCAATTATCTTTTCGGAAAAGGGAAAGCACAGATCAATGCCTTTTTATCGGCAGCGGCGTGGAATTTGAAGAAATTTATGGAGAGGTTAAAGAAAAACCTTTCTTTTTTGCTTCATTTTTTCACAGGATTATTAGAGTATTTTTTAGAAAAAAAATTTCCGATATTCTTTGCATTAAAAAATATACATCTTTTTAAAAAGGCTTTTTAAGGATTAACTATTTATTCATTGGCTCTTTACTGTTTTGGCTTTAAAACAGTGATAGACAATTTGTCAGACATTCCTTTACATTTGCTTTTATTAAAAGGAGAAAGTGTTTTCTGGTCTATTCCCGTAAAATTCAAGTATTATTTTTTGTCTCCTCTAATCATGTGGTTTTGTCATAAATATCTTAAATGGAATTTTACAAAAATGATATTCATTTTTTTATTGTTGATTATTTCATCCATCATCATACAAATGATATTTCATTTATCAATCGTGTCTACGATTAGATATTTACTTTTTCTTAGTTGGAACCATCATTTCTGTATTTGAATTACTTTTAAAAAAACAAACTCAAAAAATGATAAATCCTTTTTATATGGATGTTTTTGGATTCATCGTTTTTTTGATCATTTTATTAACAACTCCTTATTATTTTGAGCACATTTTTGGTTTTAAAGTGAATTTTCATTCTTCTAAATTATATTTTCCATATGCTGTTTTATGGGGCATACTTTTAATTTCTGCAAAATATGGACAAGGATTTATAAAATTTTTTCTGGAATTAAAAATTCTAAGATTTATCGGCACCATTAGTTATAGTTTATATTTATTTCATATGTTGTTCCTTAATTTAACAAAACAACTTGAAGTTAATGCTCAAATGAAATTTTTTATCTTTTTTATATCATCCATTTTATTTTCATCTTTTAGTTATTTATTGATAGAAAGACCATTATCCAAAATAAAAATATATTCAACAAATCTTGATGAAAGAAGGCTATACAAACAAATGCCGGAAAATAAAAAAAATACATCTATTCGCCGGATTATTTTCGGTTTATTTTTCCTAATATTATTTTAAAATTTTATGAATAATGTGTTATTTAAGTGTTTATCTGAGTAGGTTGTTTTATATAAATTTTACTTTATTTTGAATTTCTCTTACTTTTGCCGCATAAAATTTTCCGAAAAATGCAAAAAAAACATAATTTTAGTGCAGGACCATCTATATTACCTGCAGAAGTAATTCAACAAGCTGCAGAAGCATTATTAAACTTCAATCAAACAGGTTTGTCACTTATCGAGGTTTCTCACAGAGGTAAAGATTTTGTGGCAGTCATGGAAAAAGCCCGTTCGTTGGTCAAAGAATTGCTACAACTGAATGATGATTATGAGGTGCTATTCTTACAAGGTGGTGCAAGCCTGGGTTTCCTTAAAGTTCCTATGAACTTTATGAAAGTAAATAATGGAAACGCAGGATATATAGAAACCGGTGTTTGGGCACAAAAAGCCATTAAAGAAGCACAACTTTTCGGAAAAGTCAACATCATTGCAAGTTCTAAAGACAGAAACTTTTCTTATGTGCCTGTAAATTACACAATACCCGAAGATTTGGATTATCTTCACATCACAAGCAACAACACAATTTATGGCACACAAATGCAATCTTTTCCCCAATCTCCCGTACCTTTGATTTGTGATATGTCTTCCGATATTTTCAGTAGAGTATTCAACGCTCAAGATTTTGCCATGATTTATGCAGGCGCACAAAAAAATATGGGACCTGCCGGAACTACTCTGTATATTGTCAACAAGAATTTCCTGGGCAAAACCGGCCGTCAAATTCCAACAATGTTGGATTTATCTGTGCATATTAAAAAAGATTCGATGTTTAACACTCCTCCTGTTTTTGCCGTATACACGAGCATGTTGACGTTGGAATGGCTGAAAAAAATTGGAGGTGTTGCTGCCATTGAAAAAATCAATCGTGAGAAAGCCCGGATTTTATATGAAGAAATTGACAGGAACTCACTATTTAAAGGCCTTGCCGAACCCAACAGCAGGTCTATTATGAATGTCACTTTTATACTTACGCGTCCGCAGTTGGAAGATGAGTTCAATCGATTGTGGCAAGAAGCAGGAATAGTGGGATTAAAAGGGCACAGAGATCTAGGCGGATACCGTGCTTCTATCTACAATGCCATGCCGATAGAGAGCGTAAAAGTATTAATTGAAGTAATGCAACATTTTGAAAAAATAAAAGGCTGAATCCATGATAAATATTCTTGCAAACGAC
It contains:
- the rplI gene encoding 50S ribosomal protein L9, whose amino-acid sequence is MEVILKEDVQNLGYKYDIVNVKPGYARNYLIPKGLAIEASPSAIKARNEIIRQRAKKEEKLIEEARKTAEKLSKTTIEIKVKAGETGKIFGSVNAVMISDALKDKGIEVDRKNIQLPASGVKETGKYTAVAILYKGIKAEFEFDVVAE
- a CDS encoding amidophosphoribosyltransferase; the protein is MNRWLKAFGNLLYPSVCPGCEENSVVIENCLCFHCFKNIPVFNSLDPFVNRGIEILASRLPVRMVFILMEYHKNSLPQKLIHSLKYKNNPEIGVFLGKKLGDNIFSYLTENKISFPDAIVPVPLHLKKIKQRGYNQSECIAQGIAEALQTDNVKNILQRTKYTLSQTTRSKEERWNNIKDAFQVCDDTIGIFNSILLVDDVLTTGSTIEACIHTLLQKKSDLIIDVAVLAIPQK
- a CDS encoding IS5 family transposase, with product MVLANKIDWAYFEKAFERYYSDQGRPAMPIRFMVGCLLLKQMFNLGDETLPQMWIQNPYMQYFCGMIYFEHRFPCNPSDFSHFRKRIGKEGVEMIFAYTVKLHGKEAESTQMLSDTTVQEENISFSTDAKLAKQIIDRCRKIAAKEGIEQRQSYSRVSKQLLREAYFGNHPRRRKKAARAVRRLRTLGGRVVRELLRNMTEEQKERYREELEIMQQVLTQQKNDKDKIYSLHRPETSCIAKGKSHKPYEFGHKIGLMIHPKSLVITAIKAFKGNPHDSRTIAPLLEQMKLNGIRLPKEVVYDRGGRGVKQIEGTSVSVPDSGRKKQSRYLQEKKRKKFRRRAAIEAVISHLKRQFRMGINYLFGKGKAQINAFLSAAAWNLKKFMERLKKNLSFLLHFFTGLLEYFLEKKFPIFFALKNIHLFKKAF
- the serC gene encoding phosphoserine aminotransferase — translated: MQKKHNFSAGPSILPAEVIQQAAEALLNFNQTGLSLIEVSHRGKDFVAVMEKARSLVKELLQLNDDYEVLFLQGGASLGFLKVPMNFMKVNNGNAGYIETGVWAQKAIKEAQLFGKVNIIASSKDRNFSYVPVNYTIPEDLDYLHITSNNTIYGTQMQSFPQSPVPLICDMSSDIFSRVFNAQDFAMIYAGAQKNMGPAGTTLYIVNKNFLGKTGRQIPTMLDLSVHIKKDSMFNTPPVFAVYTSMLTLEWLKKIGGVAAIEKINREKARILYEEIDRNSLFKGLAEPNSRSIMNVTFILTRPQLEDEFNRLWQEAGIVGLKGHRDLGGYRASIYNAMPIESVKVLIEVMQHFEKIKG